A single Bacillus sp. OxB-1 DNA region contains:
- a CDS encoding FixH family protein, whose protein sequence is MKRILGWLLIGMTLAVLAACGKNEEPEVSTEPEEILPIAVELTVTEQVEIGETVKMEALVTQGDEKVEDADKVVFEVWEEGKKDDSVMIDSTNAKEGLYTADTTFDHDGLFHIQVHVDARGMHTMPKKEVTVGGGGNYEAVQEEEAGHEHGHADGFSMHFEKPEAVAAEEEQELIVHLQMDGHPLERANVRYEIWNEGNENAKDWVDAKEIQAGEYAATHTFQEPGTFHIQIHVENEDGLHEHEEHTVEVK, encoded by the coding sequence ATGAAACGGATTTTAGGGTGGTTATTGATCGGAATGACCCTTGCAGTACTGGCCGCTTGCGGGAAAAATGAAGAGCCGGAAGTGAGCACCGAACCGGAAGAGATCTTACCGATAGCAGTCGAGCTAACAGTGACGGAGCAAGTGGAGATCGGAGAAACAGTGAAGATGGAAGCGCTTGTGACGCAAGGAGACGAAAAAGTCGAAGATGCGGACAAAGTCGTTTTTGAAGTTTGGGAAGAGGGCAAGAAAGATGACAGTGTCATGATCGATTCAACGAATGCGAAAGAGGGGCTGTACACTGCCGACACGACATTCGACCATGACGGCCTATTCCACATCCAAGTCCACGTGGATGCAAGGGGCATGCACACGATGCCGAAAAAAGAAGTGACAGTCGGTGGCGGTGGCAACTATGAGGCGGTTCAGGAAGAGGAAGCTGGACATGAGCACGGTCATGCGGATGGGTTCTCCATGCATTTCGAGAAACCGGAAGCTGTCGCGGCGGAGGAAGAGCAAGAATTGATAGTCCACCTCCAAATGGACGGTCATCCATTGGAGCGAGCAAACGTCCGTTATGAAATTTGGAACGAAGGGAACGAAAATGCAAAAGATTGGGTGGATGCAAAAGAGATCCAAGCCGGCGAATACGCAGCGACCCATACTTTCCAAGAACCGGGCACGTTCCATATCCAAATCCATGTAGAAAATGAAGACGGGCTGCATGAACACGAAGAACATACTGTTGAAGTGAAATGA
- a CDS encoding methyl-accepting chemotaxis protein — MRKWIQKVKGMRVVRLKRQSAVTRVEWSFKYRLMTAISSILLVSTTCIGFVTYEKSKENTIDLVSSRLEREVHIINDLAKTLMLAHVRDRGRFMSELEAVVKRQHVSLVQSGYRADMFYLEGEKLIPFSISKNRDLPISPSVLSKIREDRKGVLHETIGGEPYTLSFFEIQELGGEYIIAIPDHDYLAATQQMAVFVFVTIIISLLLGILLISWIIRNMTNPMIQLQQKMRVVREGDLRVDLTAKSNIPEIRSLNKSFQMMIASMSQMLVGVQQTSTRLLNTGQQLQQNSTVLLAKNELVKDIVSELGTVANETVSVSAQQQQAFHHMKESLHGLFGEMEDVSRLSARTEQVANTGEMSVAAAADSMQLFFDSMRQVVQTIGELQGKCESLDQIVNLIAHVTEQTRMLALNAKIEATRAGSAGAGFLVVANEVQRLAEQSNDATEKIKDMLIGMEQSVHDSASNVETMKEKGAVFQIVTTENGQHFQEAAVQIRALNEKLLIMSDHLHTLETAVPLLENVTVQVEQVSLKNKENAVRMLHSFQEQHEAMVQVEKAGLDLAALSDTLRSNAEFFQVPEPQPEHEDVEMAGSIPVPAEVV; from the coding sequence TTGAGGAAATGGATACAGAAAGTTAAGGGGATGCGGGTCGTTCGATTGAAAAGGCAGTCAGCCGTCACAAGGGTGGAATGGTCTTTCAAATACCGTCTCATGACGGCCATCTCCTCCATTTTACTTGTGTCGACGACATGTATCGGCTTCGTTACATATGAGAAATCAAAAGAAAATACGATCGACCTTGTTTCCTCCCGACTGGAAAGGGAAGTCCATATTATCAATGATTTGGCCAAAACATTGATGCTTGCCCATGTCAGAGACCGTGGTCGATTCATGAGTGAGCTGGAAGCGGTCGTCAAGCGCCAGCATGTTTCGTTGGTTCAATCCGGCTATCGTGCGGATATGTTTTATTTGGAAGGGGAAAAGTTGATCCCTTTTTCAATAAGTAAAAATCGGGATTTGCCCATTTCTCCCTCCGTTTTGAGTAAAATCCGGGAAGATCGCAAAGGGGTACTTCATGAAACAATTGGCGGCGAGCCTTATACGCTGAGCTTTTTTGAAATTCAGGAATTAGGTGGGGAGTACATCATTGCCATCCCGGATCACGATTACTTGGCAGCTACGCAGCAAATGGCGGTTTTCGTCTTTGTGACCATTATCATATCTCTCCTGCTAGGAATCTTATTGATCTCATGGATTATCCGGAACATGACGAATCCGATGATTCAGCTGCAGCAGAAGATGCGGGTTGTAAGGGAAGGGGATTTGCGGGTGGATTTGACTGCGAAATCCAACATCCCCGAAATCCGTTCGTTGAATAAAAGTTTTCAAATGATGATTGCGAGCATGTCGCAAATGTTGGTGGGAGTTCAACAAACGAGCACCCGGCTTTTGAATACGGGACAACAATTACAACAGAATTCAACTGTTCTGTTGGCTAAAAATGAACTCGTAAAAGATATCGTCTCTGAATTGGGGACGGTGGCGAATGAGACGGTGTCGGTGTCTGCTCAGCAGCAGCAGGCGTTTCACCATATGAAGGAATCATTGCATGGCCTTTTTGGGGAGATGGAAGACGTTTCCCGCTTGTCGGCCAGGACGGAGCAGGTTGCGAATACCGGAGAAATGTCGGTTGCGGCGGCTGCCGATTCCATGCAGCTCTTTTTTGACAGCATGCGTCAAGTCGTGCAAACGATCGGAGAGCTTCAAGGGAAATGCGAATCATTGGACCAAATCGTCAACTTGATTGCGCATGTGACAGAGCAGACACGGATGCTCGCGCTGAACGCAAAAATCGAAGCAACGCGTGCAGGAAGTGCGGGGGCTGGATTTTTAGTCGTGGCAAATGAGGTGCAGCGACTGGCGGAACAATCAAATGACGCCACCGAGAAAATAAAGGACATGTTGATCGGCATGGAACAGAGTGTCCATGACTCGGCTTCGAACGTGGAAACGATGAAAGAAAAAGGGGCGGTCTTCCAAATCGTCACGACGGAGAACGGGCAACATTTCCAAGAAGCTGCCGTCCAAATTAGAGCTTTGAATGAAAAGCTGTTGATCATGTCCGATCATCTGCATACATTGGAGACGGCTGTCCCATTACTCGAAAATGTGACCGTTCAAGTGGAACAAGTTTCCCTGAAAAATAAAGAGAATGCCGTCCGAATGCTCCATTCCTTCCAAGAACAGCATGAGGCGATGGTGCAAGTGGAAAAGGCGGGGCTGGATCTGGCCGCATTATCCGACACGCTCCGTTCCAACGCAGAATTCTTCCAAGTACCCGAACCACAGCCGGAGCACGAGGATGTTGAAATGGCAGGTTCAATACCGGTGCCTGCCGAGGTAGTATGA
- a CDS encoding GbsR/MarR family transcriptional regulator, with the protein MDGREKLDKARERIIETIAENIHLYGLTPSSGRQYGAMYFHDEPLTLDEMTEMLGMSKTSMSTSVRALSDLKLVERAWKRGVRKDLYQVKDDWYQSFIDLFSIKWRRAISLHSVAVRRSLKELGELLQDESIDDDLRKSVEKDIAKLEYMRDYYDWLDRLVDAFEDHEIFDLVPIDKNQDK; encoded by the coding sequence ATGGACGGTAGGGAAAAACTTGATAAAGCCCGGGAACGGATCATTGAAACCATTGCCGAAAATATTCATCTCTACGGTCTGACACCTTCATCCGGTAGACAATACGGTGCCATGTATTTTCATGATGAACCATTGACTCTAGATGAAATGACCGAAATGCTCGGCATGAGCAAAACTAGCATGAGCACATCCGTACGAGCTCTTTCCGATTTGAAATTGGTGGAACGCGCCTGGAAACGGGGCGTCCGAAAAGACCTGTACCAAGTGAAAGATGATTGGTATCAAAGTTTCATTGATCTTTTTTCGATAAAATGGAGGAGGGCCATTTCACTCCATTCCGTTGCAGTCAGGCGATCATTGAAAGAATTGGGCGAACTGTTGCAGGATGAATCGATTGATGACGATCTGCGGAAAAGCGTGGAGAAGGATATAGCGAAGCTTGAATACATGCGGGACTATTATGATTGGCTCGATCGATTGGTCGATGCGTTCGAAGATCATGAAATCTTTGACCTTGTCCCAATTGATAAAAATCAAGATAAATGA
- a CDS encoding response regulator transcription factor: MKQTTILIIDDEEQMRKLIRTFLEKEGYAVLEASDGIQALSLVEKEEPHLCIVDVMMPYMDGFTFAREVKRISTVPLIFLSAKGEEWDKIQGLKLGGDDYIVKPFLPGELLARVESVLRRTYQQRQSEDVLRAGPLVINQTSHTVTLNGKPLSLTLKEFGVLHLLASNKGRVYSREQLLHLVWGDEHQSSERTVDTHIKTLRLKMGDDGQMIETVWGVGYKFEV; encoded by the coding sequence ATGAAGCAAACGACAATCTTAATCATAGACGATGAAGAGCAGATGAGAAAACTGATCCGGACCTTCCTCGAAAAAGAAGGCTACGCGGTCCTTGAAGCGTCGGACGGGATCCAGGCATTATCTCTCGTCGAAAAGGAAGAGCCCCATTTATGCATTGTGGATGTCATGATGCCCTATATGGATGGTTTCACCTTTGCCAGGGAGGTGAAACGGATTTCCACTGTCCCCCTCATCTTCCTATCCGCGAAAGGCGAAGAATGGGATAAAATCCAAGGATTGAAATTGGGTGGCGATGATTACATCGTGAAACCTTTCCTCCCTGGCGAACTGTTGGCACGCGTGGAATCCGTCCTGCGCCGGACATATCAGCAGCGTCAATCCGAAGATGTTTTACGGGCTGGACCACTTGTCATCAATCAGACATCCCATACAGTCACCTTGAACGGCAAACCACTCTCGTTGACTCTGAAAGAATTTGGGGTACTGCATCTTCTAGCAAGCAACAAAGGCCGCGTCTATTCGCGGGAACAATTGCTCCATCTTGTCTGGGGTGATGAACATCAAAGCAGCGAACGGACCGTGGATACCCATATTAAGACATTGCGCCTGAAGATGGGCGATGACGGACAAATGATCGAAACGGTTTGGGGAGTCGGCTACAAGTTTGAGGTGTAA